The proteins below are encoded in one region of Pseudomonadota bacterium:
- a CDS encoding UTP--glucose-1-phosphate uridylyltransferase, with translation MPSPVHAFSAFEEALRAQGAPPMVIETFRHHYDLLRAGHSGLIGERDIEAVTDLPELTGLPDLLERAGGEALERLVVIKLNGGLGTSMGLARAKSLLPVKDGLTFLDIIVRQALALREQTGAAVPLVFMNSFATEDDTRQALNAYPELAVDDLPLTFLQNKVPKIIEQDHSLPPQGWGEHGWCPPGHGDIYTALHASGLLDRLLDRGFTHAFVSNADNLGATVDTRILGHVASGVPFLMEVARRTAADRKGGHLARRPDGRLLLREVAQTPKEDLEAFQDMSRHGYFNTNSLWIDLRALRALLDDSGGIFRLPLIRNRKTIDPRDADSPRVVQLETAMGAAIELFEGSQALCVPRARFAPVKLCSDLLALWSDACALDAGFHIVTQGASWPVVVLADPCYQRIDDMRARFPYGAPSLRLCERFEVAGDVTFGQGVKVRGRVRVTADTPSCVDDHRVLEGDVAL, from the coding sequence ATGCCCAGCCCAGTCCATGCGTTCAGCGCGTTCGAGGAGGCTCTCCGCGCGCAAGGCGCTCCACCCATGGTGATCGAGACCTTCCGCCATCACTACGATCTGCTGCGCGCTGGGCATAGCGGGCTCATCGGCGAGAGAGACATCGAGGCGGTGACTGACCTGCCGGAGCTCACGGGTCTCCCGGACCTCCTCGAGCGGGCCGGCGGCGAGGCGCTGGAACGCCTCGTGGTGATCAAGCTGAACGGTGGCCTGGGAACCAGCATGGGGCTCGCGCGGGCCAAGTCGCTGCTTCCCGTGAAAGACGGGCTCACCTTCCTCGACATCATCGTTCGTCAGGCGCTTGCGCTGCGTGAGCAGACGGGGGCGGCGGTTCCTCTCGTCTTCATGAACAGCTTCGCCACCGAAGACGACACGCGACAAGCCCTGAATGCCTATCCCGAGCTGGCCGTCGATGATCTGCCGCTCACCTTCCTGCAGAACAAGGTGCCCAAGATCATCGAGCAAGACCACTCCCTGCCGCCGCAGGGCTGGGGCGAGCATGGGTGGTGTCCGCCGGGGCACGGCGATATCTACACGGCGCTGCACGCCAGCGGTCTGCTCGACCGCCTCCTCGACCGCGGCTTCACCCACGCATTCGTTTCGAATGCCGACAACCTCGGCGCCACGGTCGACACACGCATCCTGGGGCACGTGGCCAGCGGAGTTCCCTTTCTCATGGAGGTGGCGCGTCGAACCGCCGCTGATCGCAAGGGCGGCCATCTCGCGCGTCGTCCGGACGGCCGTCTGCTGCTACGCGAGGTGGCGCAGACCCCGAAGGAAGACCTCGAGGCCTTTCAAGACATGTCACGCCATGGGTATTTCAATACCAACAGCCTCTGGATCGACTTGCGTGCCTTGCGCGCCCTCCTCGATGACAGCGGCGGCATCTTCCGCCTGCCGCTGATTCGCAATCGCAAGACCATCGATCCGCGAGACGCTGACTCGCCTCGGGTGGTGCAGCTCGAGACCGCGATGGGGGCCGCCATCGAGCTGTTCGAGGGCAGCCAGGCGCTGTGTGTGCCGCGCGCGCGCTTTGCGCCCGTCAAGCTCTGCAGCGATCTGCTCGCGCTCTGGTCGGACGCCTGCGCCCTCGACGCGGGTTTCCACATCGTGACCCAGGGCGCGTCGTGGCCCGTGGTCGTGCTCGCCGACCCGTGCTATCAGCGCATCGATGACATGCGGGCGCGCTTCCCGTATGGGGCACCATCGCTGCGACTGTGCGAGCGGTTCGAGGTGGCGGGCGATGTCACATTCGGCCAAGGGGTCAAGGTGCGTGGGCGGGTGCGAGTAACGGCTGACACGCCGTCGTGCGTCGATGATCATCGCGTGCTCGAGGGCGATGTGGCGCTTTGA